A window of Ignicoccus hospitalis KIN4/I contains these coding sequences:
- a CDS encoding DUF1641 domain-containing protein: MSEELSKVLEKLEAEKIEELAKAIERLADAIAKLQETGLLGIAVALAEKGEEVLELGANDRRMHHAMAAADAALNALEDVDPIVFKENVEAMSECTMKALNSPDFLKHAKPVGLLGLLKVMKDPDITAGLGVMLYLAKVMGSCLRQKMEQS, from the coding sequence GTGAGTGAGGAGCTGTCTAAGGTGTTGGAAAAGTTAGAGGCGGAGAAAATAGAGGAGCTGGCGAAGGCTATAGAAAGGTTGGCGGACGCGATAGCAAAGCTCCAAGAGACCGGCCTGCTGGGGATAGCAGTCGCTTTGGCCGAGAAGGGCGAGGAGGTGCTGGAGCTAGGGGCTAACGACAGAAGGATGCACCACGCGATGGCGGCCGCGGACGCCGCATTAAACGCCCTTGAAGACGTAGATCCTATAGTGTTCAAGGAGAACGTAGAAGCCATGTCGGAGTGTACAATGAAGGCCTTGAATTCTCCGGACTTCTTAAAGCACGCCAAGCCTGTGGGCCTCTTGGGCCTACTGAAGGTGATGAAAGATCCAGACATAACTGCGGGCCTCGGAGTGATGCTGTACTTAGCCAAGGTCATGGGCTCTTGCTTGAGACAGAAGATGGAGCAATCCTAA